Proteins found in one Micromonospora sp. WMMD1082 genomic segment:
- a CDS encoding glucose 1-dehydrogenase, with protein MTGRLEGKTALITGSDSGIGQATAIEFGREGADVVVHYLHDHAGADRTRAEVERAGRRAVVVQGDISVEHQVEAMFDEALDAFGTLDILMNNAGVDASGIPVADLDTDTWDRAIRVNVYGAFFCSRRFVRHRRDQGGNGKIINTTSVHQEVARAGGSDYDTSKGALLEFAKSLALEVAPMHLNVNNIGPGMVLTPFNQRAIDDPAYLEEQVQSIPWKRAAQPVEIAKVAVFLASDDADYVTGSTYFMDGGLMQNQGQGA; from the coding sequence GTGACCGGACGCCTCGAAGGAAAGACCGCCCTGATCACCGGCTCGGACTCCGGGATCGGGCAGGCCACCGCGATCGAGTTCGGCCGGGAGGGCGCGGACGTGGTGGTGCACTACCTGCACGACCACGCCGGCGCCGACCGTACGAGGGCGGAGGTGGAACGGGCCGGCCGGCGGGCCGTCGTGGTGCAGGGCGACATCAGCGTCGAACACCAGGTCGAGGCGATGTTCGACGAGGCGTTGGACGCGTTCGGCACGCTCGACATCCTGATGAACAACGCCGGGGTGGACGCCTCCGGCATTCCCGTCGCCGATCTGGACACCGACACCTGGGACCGGGCCATCCGGGTCAACGTCTACGGCGCGTTCTTCTGCTCCCGACGTTTCGTGCGGCACCGCCGCGACCAGGGCGGTAACGGAAAGATCATCAACACCACATCGGTCCACCAGGAGGTCGCCCGCGCCGGCGGTTCGGACTACGACACCAGCAAGGGCGCCCTGCTGGAGTTCGCCAAGAGCCTCGCCCTGGAGGTCGCCCCGATGCACCTGAACGTCAACAACATCGGGCCGGGGATGGTGCTCACCCCGTTCAACCAGCGGGCGATCGACGACCCGGCATATCTCGAGGAGCAGGTCCAGAGCATCCCGTGGAAGCGGGCGGCGCAACCGGTGGAGATCGCCAAGGTGGCCGTCTTCCTCGCCAGCGACGACGCCGACTACGTCACCGGGTCGACGTACTTCATGGACGGTGGCCTGATGCAGAACCAGGGCCAGGGCGCGTAA
- a CDS encoding glycoside hydrolase family 15 protein, giving the protein MNSGRIGDHGYLADGHTAALVDRAGSVNWWCPHRFDAPAVFARLLDDDAGHWSIQPEGTFTTERSYLPDTLVLRTVFTTPHGSIALTDALALEPGARGHDIGLRSPRALGRVVEGLTGEVPVRLDYRPRFEYGRVTAYLTDHDGTVEAIAGACRLSLRGDVPLTCAQGNATAHFTVRATDTYRFTLGHAPTYDSGPPSQPDADRLIADAVAGWRSWTDLHRDQYHGLFPDQVRRSAIILQGLTYQPSGAIVAAATTSLPEQPGGNRNYDYRYVWVRDFSLTLQALWRAACPDEATRQFAWVAHATGRISDEPVPIMYGVQGERDLTEHHLDHLAGYADSRPVAIGNDAWKQRQNDVLGEVLDAAWLMRHYLDPMTPDVRHLLHDLADQAMRGWRRPDAGMWEARDARRHYLSSKVLCWTALDRAVRFGLQLGDEAEVARWAAARDEIRRAVLTRGWNERLGTFTGAFDSDHLDASVLMMPLVGFLPADDPRMRATMTVIERKLSHDGLVRRWEGDSAGFVICSFWLVTCLALAGEVDRAEHLFGQLAGRVNDLGLFAEQVDPTTGEPLGNFPQAFSHIGLINAAGRLTEAVHRRDAAGQPQHPVPAGTGHTEGAFS; this is encoded by the coding sequence GTGAACAGCGGACGCATCGGTGACCACGGCTACCTCGCCGACGGGCACACCGCCGCCCTGGTCGACCGCGCCGGCTCGGTGAACTGGTGGTGCCCGCACCGCTTCGACGCACCCGCCGTCTTCGCGCGCCTGCTCGACGACGACGCCGGCCACTGGTCGATCCAACCGGAGGGCACCTTCACCACCGAGCGGTCATACCTCCCGGACACCCTCGTGCTGCGTACCGTCTTCACCACCCCGCACGGCAGCATCGCGCTGACCGACGCCCTCGCCCTGGAACCCGGCGCCCGCGGTCACGACATCGGCCTGCGCTCACCGAGAGCGCTGGGTCGCGTCGTCGAAGGGCTCACCGGAGAGGTACCGGTACGCCTGGACTACCGGCCACGATTCGAGTACGGGCGGGTGACCGCCTACCTGACCGACCACGACGGCACCGTCGAGGCGATCGCCGGCGCCTGCCGCCTGAGCCTGCGCGGCGACGTCCCGCTCACCTGCGCGCAGGGCAACGCCACCGCCCACTTCACCGTACGCGCCACCGACACCTACCGGTTCACCCTCGGACACGCCCCGACCTACGACTCCGGCCCACCCTCCCAGCCCGACGCCGACCGGCTCATCGCCGACGCGGTCGCCGGCTGGCGCTCCTGGACCGACCTGCACCGCGACCAGTACCACGGCCTCTTCCCCGACCAGGTGCGACGCAGCGCCATCATCCTGCAGGGGCTGACCTACCAGCCCAGCGGCGCCATCGTCGCCGCGGCCACCACCTCGCTGCCCGAGCAACCGGGCGGCAACCGCAACTACGACTACCGCTACGTCTGGGTACGCGACTTCAGCCTCACCCTCCAGGCCCTGTGGCGCGCCGCCTGCCCCGACGAGGCGACCCGGCAGTTCGCCTGGGTGGCCCACGCGACCGGGCGGATCAGCGACGAACCGGTACCCATCATGTACGGCGTGCAGGGCGAGCGGGACCTCACCGAGCACCACCTCGACCACCTCGCCGGGTACGCCGACAGCCGGCCGGTCGCCATCGGCAACGACGCCTGGAAGCAGCGACAGAACGACGTCCTCGGCGAGGTCCTCGACGCGGCCTGGCTGATGCGCCACTACCTCGACCCGATGACCCCCGACGTGCGACACCTGCTGCACGACCTCGCGGACCAGGCGATGCGGGGCTGGCGCCGCCCGGACGCCGGCATGTGGGAGGCACGGGACGCCCGACGGCACTACCTCTCCTCCAAGGTGCTGTGCTGGACGGCGCTGGACCGGGCCGTCCGCTTCGGCCTCCAGCTGGGCGACGAGGCCGAGGTGGCGCGCTGGGCGGCGGCCCGCGACGAGATCCGCCGGGCCGTACTGACCCGGGGCTGGAACGAACGGCTCGGCACCTTCACCGGGGCCTTCGACTCCGACCACCTGGACGCCTCCGTGCTGATGATGCCGCTGGTCGGCTTCCTGCCGGCCGACGATCCACGGATGCGCGCCACGATGACCGTGATCGAGCGCAAGCTGTCCCACGACGGGCTGGTACGCCGCTGGGAGGGCGACTCGGCCGGTTTCGTCATCTGCTCCTTCTGGCTGGTCACCTGCCTGGCGCTGGCCGGTGAGGTGGACCGGGCCGAACATCTGTTCGGTCAGCTCGCCGGCCGGGTCAACGACCTGGGTCTCTTCGCCGAGCAGGTCGACCCCACCACGGGGGAGCCCCTGGGCAACTTCCCGCAGGCCTTCTCGCACATCGGGCTGATCAACGCCGCCGGCCGGCTCACCGAGGCGGTGCACCGACGCGACGCCGCCGGCCAGCCGCAACATCCCGTGCCGGCCGGCACGGGTCACACGGAGGGAGCTTTCTCGTGA
- a CDS encoding ATP-binding cassette domain-containing protein, with amino-acid sequence MSVAGAGVPVACLRLVHIYPAAAGDVVALSGVDLSISAGEMLALVGPSGSGKSTLVSVLAGLMRPSAGRALVGGHDLARISPRHLAALRGTLIGTVLQGAERNLLPYASLNRNIWLAQRPAARLADRRLDPPEKILDLVGLTGAGRHRTGELTPGQRQRAALALGLAAGPGLLLVDEPTSQLDRTGRDEVLTALETINTERGTTVVVVTHDGEVGARLGRAVTIRDGRVGAEGRDGRDFAVVAGDGTIQLPPEAAAAFPPGTLLAVEHTADSITLRRNTPPAPAGHPDRP; translated from the coding sequence ATGAGCGTGGCGGGCGCGGGCGTACCCGTCGCCTGTCTCCGCCTGGTGCACATCTACCCGGCGGCGGCCGGAGACGTGGTCGCCCTCTCCGGGGTGGACCTGAGCATCTCCGCCGGTGAGATGCTGGCCCTCGTCGGCCCCTCCGGCTCCGGCAAGTCCACCCTGGTGTCGGTGCTCGCCGGACTCATGCGCCCCAGCGCGGGACGCGCCCTCGTCGGCGGCCACGACCTGGCGCGGATCTCCCCGAGGCACCTCGCCGCGCTCCGTGGAACCCTGATCGGTACCGTGCTTCAGGGCGCCGAACGCAACCTCCTGCCGTACGCGTCGCTGAACCGCAACATCTGGCTCGCCCAGCGCCCCGCCGCACGCCTCGCCGACCGGCGGCTGGACCCCCCGGAGAAGATCCTGGACCTCGTCGGTCTCACCGGCGCCGGCCGCCACCGAACCGGCGAGCTGACCCCCGGCCAACGACAACGCGCCGCCCTCGCGCTGGGTCTCGCGGCCGGACCGGGACTGCTCCTGGTCGACGAGCCGACCAGCCAACTCGACCGGACCGGCCGCGACGAGGTCCTCACCGCACTGGAAACGATCAACACCGAGCGCGGCACCACCGTCGTCGTGGTGACCCACGACGGCGAGGTCGGCGCCCGACTGGGACGCGCCGTCACCATCCGCGACGGCCGGGTCGGCGCCGAGGGGCGCGACGGCCGCGACTTCGCGGTGGTCGCGGGGGACGGCACCATCCAGCTGCCTCCCGAGGCCGCGGCGGCCTTCCCACCCGGCACCCTGCTCGCGGTCGAACACACCGCCGACTCGATCACCCTGCGCCGCAACACCCCACCAGCGCCCGCCGGGCACCCCGACCGGCCCTGA